Proteins from a single region of Fusobacterium gonidiaformans ATCC 25563:
- a CDS encoding PEP/pyruvate-binding domain-containing protein, producing MILDFQEIKKEDILIAGGKGANLGEMTSAKINVPNGFVITAKEYQDFLKVNGIDVLIENEIQKVGNKEDILLKIARDVREKIKYGKFPKEMENRIREKYLNFGENTRVAIRSSATAEDLPDASFAGQQDTYLNVQGLENVFHQIQNCYASLWGNRAVSYRFRQGYSQNAVSIAVVIQEMVESEKAGVLFTVNPVNKKENEMHINANFGLGESVVSGKVTADTYIVDKSGNIMEVNIGTKETQIIYGEKGTIEVAVREDKRKNRVLNDVEISKLIKYGLEIENHYGMPMDIEWAMKDDVIYILQARAITTLANTEKSMVEDTLVEQYIKKQKIKKDTQEMMAFFLEKIPFAYRALEFDYLMAISNQKANILREVGIVFPKNPIIDNDGIQTFSDRGKRINRNIFQFFKFLKNMKDFDTCYQKCNDFMKIYESKIENMKELNFEIMTLEECKKFMEESYTLLQKLAYDRFKYALFPSVLNSKKLNKIIKKVNTTYSSFDFYWNLNNKTSVVTDDIYKLASKIRKNQNLKREIISGEDFQTLYEKYDNFRVLIDKFMKENGFKSDYNCYCLSAKTFKEDPNRLLNILRPLLNADENNDERKQSKDFLKLMQDMKEIYGNKYSDIEKEVMYFRYFHLVREESQYLWETLFYYVRQCVKRINSILLGSENYEIGIANLFYQELLEAMKRGELNIADKEKISRRNQKFPLATKVWESSKSLIFKTKGDVLKGISGSVGIAVGKVCVINSPKEFYKMKKGDILVCHFTDPEWTPLFTLANAVVADTGSALSHAAIVAREYNIPAVLGVGFATTKFKDGDMVQVDGNTGIVTGC from the coding sequence ATGATACTGGATTTTCAAGAAATAAAGAAAGAAGATATCCTTATTGCTGGAGGAAAGGGGGCAAATCTAGGAGAAATGACTTCTGCCAAAATAAATGTTCCAAATGGATTTGTCATTACAGCAAAGGAATATCAAGATTTTTTAAAAGTAAATGGGATTGATGTACTGATTGAAAATGAAATTCAAAAAGTAGGAAACAAGGAAGATATCCTCTTAAAGATTGCTAGAGATGTGAGAGAAAAGATAAAATACGGAAAATTTCCTAAAGAAATGGAGAATAGAATAAGAGAAAAATATTTGAATTTCGGAGAGAATACAAGAGTTGCTATCCGTTCTTCAGCAACGGCAGAAGATTTGCCAGATGCAAGTTTTGCAGGGCAACAAGATACTTATTTAAATGTGCAAGGACTAGAAAATGTCTTTCATCAAATCCAGAATTGTTACGCCTCACTTTGGGGGAATAGAGCTGTAAGCTATCGATTTCGTCAAGGGTATTCTCAGAATGCAGTTTCCATTGCAGTAGTTATTCAAGAAATGGTAGAGAGTGAAAAAGCAGGAGTTTTGTTTACTGTGAATCCTGTTAACAAAAAAGAAAATGAAATGCACATAAATGCTAATTTTGGTTTAGGGGAAAGTGTTGTAAGTGGAAAAGTAACAGCAGATACTTATATTGTTGATAAATCAGGAAATATAATGGAAGTAAATATCGGTACTAAGGAAACACAGATTATATATGGAGAGAAAGGAACTATTGAAGTAGCAGTACGTGAGGATAAAAGAAAAAACCGTGTCTTAAATGATGTAGAAATATCTAAACTCATAAAATATGGATTAGAAATAGAAAACCACTATGGAATGCCTATGGATATTGAATGGGCTATGAAAGACGATGTTATATATATTTTACAAGCGAGAGCAATTACTACCTTGGCAAATACTGAAAAGAGTATGGTGGAAGATACTTTAGTGGAACAATATATAAAGAAGCAAAAAATAAAGAAAGACACACAAGAAATGATGGCATTCTTTCTGGAAAAAATTCCTTTTGCCTATAGAGCACTTGAATTTGACTATTTGATGGCAATCAGCAATCAAAAAGCGAATATTTTACGAGAAGTCGGAATCGTTTTTCCAAAAAATCCAATCATAGATAATGATGGAATACAAACATTTTCTGATAGAGGAAAACGAATCAATAGAAATATATTTCAATTTTTTAAATTTTTGAAAAATATGAAAGATTTTGATACTTGCTATCAGAAGTGCAATGATTTTATGAAGATATATGAATCTAAGATAGAAAATATGAAGGAGTTAAATTTTGAAATAATGACATTGGAGGAATGTAAAAAATTTATGGAGGAAAGTTATACCCTTTTACAAAAACTGGCTTATGATAGATTTAAATATGCTTTATTTCCATCGGTTTTAAACAGCAAAAAATTAAATAAAATAATAAAAAAAGTAAACACTACTTATTCCTCCTTTGATTTTTATTGGAATTTAAATAACAAGACATCAGTAGTTACCGATGATATCTATAAACTGGCTTCTAAGATAAGAAAAAATCAAAACCTAAAAAGAGAGATTATTTCTGGAGAAGATTTTCAGACATTATATGAAAAGTACGATAATTTTAGAGTTCTCATAGATAAATTTATGAAAGAAAATGGTTTCAAATCTGATTATAATTGTTATTGTTTGTCTGCAAAAACATTTAAAGAAGATCCCAATAGATTGTTAAATATATTAAGACCGCTATTAAATGCAGATGAAAATAATGATGAGAGAAAGCAGTCCAAAGATTTTTTAAAGCTGATGCAAGATATGAAAGAAATATATGGAAATAAGTATTCGGATATTGAAAAAGAAGTAATGTATTTTAGGTATTTTCACCTAGTTCGTGAAGAAAGTCAATATCTTTGGGAAACATTATTCTATTATGTAAGACAATGTGTGAAAAGAATCAATAGTATTCTTCTTGGGAGTGAAAATTATGAAATTGGAATTGCTAATCTTTTTTATCAAGAACTCTTGGAAGCAATGAAAAGAGGAGAACTCAATATAGCAGACAAAGAAAAAATAAGTAGGAGAAATCAGAAATTTCCTCTTGCAACAAAAGTATGGGAATCCTCAAAATCGTTAATTTTTAAAACGAAGGGAGATGTTCTTAAAGGAATCAGTGGAAGCGTCGGTATTGCGGTTGGAAAAGTGTGTGTTATAAATAGTCCAAAAGAATTTTATAAAATGAAAAAAGGTGATATATTAGTTTGTCATTTTACAGATCCTGAATGGACTCCATTATTTACATTAGCAAATGCTGTTGTAGCAGATACCGGATCTGCTTTAAGCCATGCTGCAATTGTTGCAAGAGAATATAATATTCCGGCAGTGCTTGGAGTAGGATTTGCAACTACAAAATTTAAAGATGGAGATATGGTACAAGTAGATGGGAATACTGGTATCGTTACAGGTTGTTAA
- a CDS encoding TetR/AcrR family transcriptional regulator yields the protein MAQVLKEEVRNRILEAAEKVFYKKDYRGAKLTEIAKEADIPVALIYTYFKNKAVLFDAVVSSVYINFESAFNEEESLEKGSASERFDEVGENYIHELLKDRKKLIILMDKSSGTKHTEAKQKLISQMQVHIEVSLKRQSKQEYDPMLAHILASNFTEGLLEIARHYQSEKWAKDMLKLIAKCYYKGVESL from the coding sequence ATGGCACAAGTATTAAAAGAAGAAGTTAGAAATAGAATACTCGAAGCAGCAGAAAAAGTATTTTATAAAAAGGATTATAGAGGTGCCAAATTAACAGAAATTGCAAAAGAAGCAGATATTCCTGTGGCACTAATTTATACCTATTTCAAAAATAAGGCAGTTTTGTTTGATGCAGTAGTAAGTTCTGTTTATATAAACTTCGAGTCAGCTTTTAATGAGGAAGAATCTTTGGAAAAAGGTTCTGCTTCTGAAAGGTTTGATGAAGTTGGAGAAAATTATATTCATGAACTTTTAAAAGATCGTAAGAAGTTAATTATTTTAATGGATAAAAGCTCAGGTACAAAGCATACAGAAGCAAAACAAAAACTCATATCGCAAATGCAGGTTCATATTGAAGTAAGTTTAAAAAGACAATCGAAACAGGAATATGATCCAATGCTTGCCCATATTTTAGCCAGTAACTTTACAGAGGGACTTCTTGAAATAGCAAGGCATTATCAAAGTGAAAAGTGGGCAAAAGATATGCTAAAACTTATTGCAAAGTGTTATTACAAGGGAGTGGAATCATTGTAA
- a CDS encoding ABC transporter ATP-binding protein: protein MPEKELRKKVIGKNGLSNSLLALKIVFDLIPQILLVYLISSLITNNINEGNLKYIFLGIFISFVLKGVFYYFATKVAHEKAYEKLTELRLDIIGHLKKLSLGFFKEHNTGELTNIVQHDVEQVEVYLAHGLPEIMSVTLLPTIIFVAMIFVDWRLALGMIAGVPLMYLVKVLSQKTMDKNFAIYFNHENRMREELMEYVKNISVIKAFAKEEEISERTLKTAREYIYWVKKSMGMVTIPMGLIDIFMEIGVVIVMILGSIFLYHGNITTPNFILAIILSSAFTASISKTATLQHFSIVFKEALKAIGKVLTVPLPKKKTEQGLEFGNIEFKDVNFAYGKDSFELKNINLTFKKNSLNAFVGASGCGKSTVSNLLMGFWDADEGQILINGKDIKEYSQENISMLIGSVQQEVILFDLSIFENIAIGKINATKEEVIEAAKKARCHDFISALPNGYETRVGEMGVKLSGGEKQRISIARMILKNAPILILDEAMAAVDSENERLIGEAIDDLSKDKTIITIAHHLNTIRDSDQIIVMDKGVVLDAGSHEELMKRCDFYKDMVEAQNKVDRWNLKEVVTENV from the coding sequence ATGCCGGAAAAAGAATTAAGAAAAAAAGTGATTGGGAAAAACGGTTTATCCAATTCACTTCTTGCTTTAAAAATAGTATTTGATTTGATACCACAAATCTTACTCGTATATTTGATTAGTTCTTTAATTACAAACAATATTAACGAAGGTAATTTAAAGTATATATTTTTGGGGATCTTTATATCGTTTGTATTAAAAGGAGTGTTTTATTATTTTGCAACAAAGGTTGCCCATGAGAAAGCATACGAAAAATTAACAGAACTTAGGTTAGATATTATCGGTCATCTGAAAAAACTAAGTTTGGGATTCTTTAAAGAACATAATACAGGAGAGCTTACCAACATTGTCCAACATGATGTAGAACAAGTGGAAGTATATCTTGCTCATGGTCTCCCTGAAATAATGTCAGTTACACTTCTGCCTACCATTATTTTTGTAGCTATGATTTTTGTGGATTGGCGTCTTGCTCTTGGGATGATTGCCGGAGTTCCACTCATGTATTTGGTAAAAGTTCTTTCACAGAAAACAATGGATAAAAACTTTGCGATTTACTTCAATCATGAAAACAGAATGAGAGAAGAGCTAATGGAATATGTAAAAAATATTTCTGTGATTAAGGCTTTTGCTAAAGAAGAGGAAATTAGTGAAAGAACATTAAAAACGGCAAGAGAATATATTTACTGGGTTAAAAAGAGCATGGGGATGGTTACAATTCCAATGGGACTCATTGACATATTTATGGAAATTGGAGTGGTTATTGTCATGATTTTAGGAAGCATATTTCTTTATCATGGAAATATTACAACGCCTAATTTTATCCTTGCCATTATTTTATCGTCTGCTTTTACTGCATCTATAAGTAAGACAGCTACATTGCAACATTTTTCTATTGTGTTTAAGGAAGCACTAAAGGCGATTGGAAAAGTTTTAACAGTTCCGCTTCCAAAGAAAAAGACAGAACAAGGTTTAGAATTTGGAAATATAGAATTTAAAGATGTGAATTTTGCATACGGAAAAGATAGTTTTGAGCTAAAAAATATCAATTTAACTTTTAAGAAAAATAGTTTGAATGCCTTTGTAGGAGCAAGTGGTTGCGGCAAAAGTACTGTATCTAATTTGCTTATGGGATTTTGGGATGCAGATGAAGGACAAATACTGATAAATGGAAAAGATATAAAAGAATATAGTCAAGAAAACATCTCAATGCTGATTGGTAGTGTGCAACAAGAAGTTATCCTTTTTGATTTAAGTATTTTTGAAAATATAGCAATTGGAAAAATAAATGCAACAAAAGAAGAAGTCATAGAAGCTGCTAAAAAAGCAAGATGCCATGATTTTATTTCGGCATTACCAAACGGATATGAAACACGAGTAGGTGAAATGGGAGTTAAGTTATCTGGTGGAGAAAAACAAAGAATCTCTATAGCAAGAATGATACTGAAAAATGCACCGATTTTAATATTAGATGAAGCAATGGCAGCTGTTGATAGTGAAAATGAAAGACTAATCGGTGAAGCAATTGACGATTTAAGCAAGGATAAAACCATCATTACAATTGCTCATCATCTAAATACGATTAGAGATTCAGATCAAATTATCGTAATGGATAAGGGTGTTGTTCTTGATGCAGGAAGCCATGAAGAGTTGATGAAAAGATGTGATTTTTATAAGGATATGGTTGAAGCACAGAACAAGGTAGATAGATGGAATTTGAAAGAGGTGGTAACAGAAAATGTTTAG
- a CDS encoding TetR/AcrR family transcriptional regulator — translation MAKAFTEEEKIKIKEKIMETALDLFHDKGTKSLSISELTKRVGIAQGSFYNFWKDKESLILDLMAYRVIQKLDDIEQKIPYSLENPKKFLSDIIYKGSVDLAKKIRKQSMYKDAFKIFLVHDFKEGSRIETLYRDFLDRLAEYWEQNNVVRSVDKKGLANAFIGSFILCCNNEHFNEETFDEVLYIYISGIVSKYIEI, via the coding sequence ATGGCAAAAGCGTTTACTGAAGAAGAAAAAATAAAAATTAAAGAAAAGATTATGGAAACTGCCCTTGATTTATTTCATGATAAAGGCACAAAATCATTAAGTATTTCAGAACTAACCAAAAGAGTGGGGATAGCTCAAGGAAGTTTTTATAATTTCTGGAAAGATAAGGAATCTCTTATTCTAGATTTGATGGCGTATAGAGTAATCCAAAAATTAGATGATATTGAACAAAAAATTCCTTATTCTTTAGAAAATCCCAAAAAATTTCTTTCTGATATCATTTATAAGGGCTCTGTAGATCTTGCAAAAAAAATCAGAAAGCAATCTATGTATAAAGATGCTTTTAAAATATTTTTAGTTCATGACTTTAAAGAAGGAAGTAGAATAGAAACTCTATATCGTGATTTTTTGGATAGATTGGCAGAGTATTGGGAGCAAAATAACGTGGTAAGAAGTGTAGATAAGAAAGGCTTAGCAAATGCCTTTATCGGTAGTTTTATATTATGTTGTAATAATGAGCATTTCAATGAAGAAACTTTTGATGAGGTATTGTATATTTATATCTCTGGAATTGTTTCTAAATATATAGAAATATAG
- a CDS encoding ClbS/DfsB family four-helix bundle protein encodes MKIYKDKEELKSEINKSFEKYISEFDIIPESLKDKRVPEVDRTPAENLAYQLGWTTLVLKWEKDEKNGFEVKTPSDMFKWNQLGELYQWFTDTYAHLSIEELKKRLKENIISIYTMIDTLSEEELFQPHMRKWADEATKTATWEVYKFIHVNTVAPFGTFRTKIRKWKKIVL; translated from the coding sequence TTGAAGATATATAAAGATAAAGAAGAACTGAAATCTGAGATAAATAAAAGTTTTGAAAAGTATATTTCTGAATTTGATATTATTCCTGAATCTCTCAAAGATAAGAGAGTCCCTGAAGTTGACAGAACACCAGCAGAAAATCTTGCTTATCAACTCGGATGGACAACATTAGTTTTGAAATGGGAAAAAGATGAGAAAAACGGTTTTGAAGTAAAGACACCGTCGGATATGTTTAAATGGAATCAACTTGGAGAATTATATCAGTGGTTTACCGATACTTATGCTCATTTATCGATAGAAGAATTAAAGAAACGATTGAAAGAAAATATTATATCTATCTATACAATGATTGATACACTAAGTGAAGAAGAATTATTTCAACCGCATATGAGAAAATGGGCTGATGAAGCTACTAAAACAGCGACATGGGAAGTTTATAAGTTTATTCATGTTAATACGGTTGCCCCTTTTGGAACGTTTAGAACTAAGATTAGAAAATGGAAAAAGATTGTGCTATAA
- a CDS encoding MATE family efflux transporter produces the protein MNSKKEIAEKEVRRLKILNQPILLLLIKMSIPTIFGMLITVLYTLTDTFFIGLLNHKSMTAAIGIVFSFTSMIQAIGFWFGYGSGNIMSKKLGEQDEKEATIISSLGIGFSILSGILIATLSWIFISDLSKLIGGNASESLLAFTMQYLKIMIVSIPFSLYSITLYNQLRLCGNVKDGMVGLLLGMFSNMILDPIFIFVFELGFTGAGYATLAGQIIACIFLTMLAKRNGNIPVSLKNVKYNKERIYHILVGGMPNFSRQVITSISLILVNRIAASFGDSLIAALTISSRIVAIAYMIMIGWGQGFQPICAMNYGAKKYDRVKSAFQLTVVVGTIFLILSAILLYLFSEDFIKIMSKDGEVILLGGQILRMQCISIPLLGYLAVASMFMQNTGKYFCSLFISISRQGIFYIPLLYLLVHCYGEFGIYLLQPVSDIFSFVLAVYIVHRNNEYI, from the coding sequence ATGAATTCAAAAAAAGAAATCGCTGAAAAAGAAGTAAGAAGATTAAAAATTTTAAATCAACCAATTTTACTATTGTTGATAAAAATGTCAATTCCAACCATTTTCGGAATGTTAATCACAGTTCTTTATACTTTAACAGATACTTTTTTTATCGGTCTTTTAAATCATAAATCAATGACGGCAGCTATTGGGATTGTCTTTAGTTTTACAAGTATGATTCAAGCTATTGGATTTTGGTTTGGTTATGGTAGTGGAAATATTATGTCTAAGAAACTTGGCGAACAAGACGAAAAAGAAGCTACCATTATATCCTCTCTAGGGATTGGTTTTTCGATTCTAAGTGGTATTTTAATAGCTACATTGTCATGGATTTTTATTTCAGATTTATCAAAATTGATTGGTGGAAATGCTTCTGAAAGCTTACTTGCATTTACAATGCAATATCTGAAAATAATGATAGTGAGTATTCCTTTTAGTTTATATTCTATTACACTTTATAACCAACTTCGACTTTGTGGAAATGTAAAAGATGGAATGGTAGGCTTACTTTTAGGTATGTTTAGTAACATGATATTGGACCCTATTTTTATATTTGTGTTTGAGCTTGGATTTACCGGAGCCGGATATGCAACGTTGGCAGGACAAATCATTGCCTGTATTTTTTTGACTATGTTGGCAAAAAGAAATGGGAACATTCCTGTTTCTTTAAAAAATGTAAAATATAATAAAGAAAGAATATATCATATTCTTGTAGGGGGAATGCCCAATTTTTCAAGGCAGGTGATTACAAGTATTTCTTTGATTTTAGTGAATAGAATAGCGGCAAGTTTTGGAGATAGTCTTATCGCAGCATTAACGATAAGTTCCAGAATCGTAGCAATAGCTTACATGATTATGATTGGGTGGGGACAAGGATTTCAACCAATTTGTGCTATGAATTATGGTGCAAAAAAATATGATAGAGTGAAATCAGCTTTTCAATTAACAGTTGTGGTAGGTACTATCTTTTTAATCCTATCTGCAATATTACTCTATCTATTTTCAGAGGATTTCATTAAAATAATGTCAAAAGATGGTGAAGTTATTTTACTAGGTGGACAAATCTTGAGAATGCAATGTATCTCCATTCCACTGTTAGGATATCTTGCAGTAGCTAGTATGTTTATGCAAAATACAGGAAAATACTTTTGCTCGTTGTTCATTTCTATTTCAAGACAGGGTATTTTTTATATTCCTCTCCTATATTTACTTGTTCATTGTTATGGAGAATTCGGAATTTATTTACTACAGCCTGTTTCTGATATATTTTCTTTTGTTTTAGCTGTTTATATTGTTCATAGGAATAATGAATATAT
- the rlmD gene encoding 23S rRNA (uracil(1939)-C(5))-methyltransferase RlmD translates to MVKLSQKIELTIDKIVFGGEGLGYFQEFAIFVPMATIGDVVEAEVISVKKHYARALISKIIKVGKDRVEGNRISFEEFQGCDFAMAKYEAQLQYKTAMVKEVMERIGKLNSNLVLDCIASPEEKHYRNKVIEPFSKHKGKIITGFFQRRSHEVFEVEENMLNSKLGNKIIETFKQYANQEKLSVYDEKKHQGLLRNIMIRTNSSQEAMLVLIVNAKKIEESLKKILLQMPKNIPELKSIYLSLNTRKTNVVLGDKNICIWGEKTLKEELFGIHFHISPTSFFQINVPQTKHLYEKALSLIPKIENKNVVDAYSGTGTIGMLLSRKAKKVYAIEIVESASRDGAKTAKENHIDNIEFICGPVEVELDRLLEEGKNLDAIVFDPPRKGIEKSILRKVAEVGIPEMVYISCNPSTLARDLKIMAECGYQVGEIQPFDMFPQTSHVESVVLMSRNPEEKH, encoded by the coding sequence ATGGTAAAACTTTCTCAAAAGATTGAGTTAACAATAGACAAGATTGTATTTGGTGGCGAAGGGCTTGGTTATTTCCAAGAATTCGCCATTTTTGTACCTATGGCAACCATAGGAGATGTTGTAGAAGCAGAGGTAATTTCTGTAAAGAAACACTATGCAAGAGCTTTGATTTCTAAGATTATCAAAGTGGGAAAAGATAGGGTAGAAGGAAATCGAATCAGTTTTGAAGAATTTCAAGGCTGCGACTTTGCTATGGCAAAATATGAGGCTCAATTACAGTATAAGACAGCTATGGTAAAAGAAGTCATGGAACGAATTGGAAAATTGAACTCGAATCTAGTTTTGGATTGTATTGCCAGTCCGGAAGAAAAACATTATCGAAATAAAGTGATTGAACCATTTTCAAAACACAAGGGAAAAATAATCACAGGTTTCTTTCAAAGAAGGTCACATGAGGTCTTTGAAGTCGAAGAAAATATGTTAAATTCAAAACTGGGAAATAAAATTATTGAAACATTTAAGCAATATGCCAACCAAGAAAAGTTATCTGTCTATGATGAAAAGAAACATCAGGGATTGTTACGAAATATTATGATAAGAACGAACTCTTCCCAAGAAGCAATGCTAGTGCTCATTGTAAATGCAAAGAAGATAGAAGAATCTTTGAAAAAAATCTTACTGCAAATGCCAAAAAATATTCCGGAGTTGAAATCTATTTATCTTTCTTTGAATACGAGAAAAACCAATGTTGTTTTAGGAGATAAAAATATCTGTATTTGGGGAGAAAAGACCTTGAAGGAAGAATTATTTGGAATTCACTTCCACATTTCTCCAACTTCTTTCTTTCAAATCAATGTCCCTCAAACAAAACATCTTTATGAAAAAGCTCTTTCTTTGATTCCTAAGATAGAGAATAAAAATGTGGTAGATGCTTACTCCGGAACGGGAACCATTGGAATGTTATTATCTAGAAAAGCAAAGAAAGTCTATGCCATTGAGATAGTAGAATCAGCTTCACGAGATGGAGCAAAAACAGCAAAAGAAAATCATATTGATAATATTGAATTTATCTGTGGTCCTGTGGAAGTAGAATTAGATAGATTGCTAGAAGAAGGAAAGAACTTGGATGCCATTGTTTTCGATCCTCCTCGAAAAGGAATTGAGAAATCTATTTTACGAAAGGTAGCTGAGGTCGGTATTCCGGAAATGGTCTATATTTCTTGTAATCCTTCTACCTTAGCACGAGATTTAAAAATTATGGCAGAATGTGGATATCAAGTTGGGGAAATCCAGCCTTTTGATATGTTTCCTCAGACCTCGCATGTGGAGAGCGTAGTATTGATGTCAAGAAATCCAGAAGAAAAGCATTGA
- a CDS encoding ABC transporter ATP-binding protein — protein sequence MFREMLKLLTKTGKRDLIISSVFFALYGLSSIAMIVIVFSILFQIFDGTSLASLYKYFIAIGLLVVFKGICNMVADMKKHSAGFDIVQQIRERMIIKLKKFSLGFYTNERLGEINTILHKDVDNMSLVVGHMWSRMFGDFLIGAVVFIGLASIDLKLAILMAVSVPIALIFLYLTIKQSEKIENQNNSALLDMVSLFVEYVRGIPVLKSFSNNKSLDNELMNKTKKFGETSKAASRFKAKQLSIFGFLLDIGYLVLLISGAILVIKGNLDVLHFIIFAVISKEFYKPFASMEQHYMYYVSAVDSYERLSRILYADVIPDKVNGIVPEDNDIAFENIDFSYEKDEFKMEKLSFSIAEKTMTALVGESGSGKTTITNLLLRFYDVHKGKITLGGTDIRDIPYDELLDRISIVMQNVQLFDNTIEENIRVGKKGATKEDIIKAAKKARIHDFIMSLPKGYETDIGENGGILSGGQRQRISIARAFLKDAPILILDEMTSNVDPVNESLIQDAITELAKNRTVLVVAHHLKTIQKADQILVFQKGNLLEKGKHGELLAKNGYYTKLWKAQYEV from the coding sequence ATGTTTAGAGAAATGTTAAAACTACTTACAAAAACCGGCAAGAGAGATTTGATTATATCAAGTGTATTCTTTGCCCTTTATGGACTAAGCTCCATAGCTATGATTGTGATCGTATTTTCTATACTGTTCCAAATATTCGATGGAACGAGCTTAGCAAGTCTATATAAATATTTTATTGCGATTGGATTACTCGTAGTGTTCAAAGGTATTTGTAATATGGTTGCAGATATGAAAAAGCATAGTGCAGGTTTTGATATTGTTCAGCAAATCAGAGAACGCATGATTATCAAATTAAAAAAATTCAGCTTAGGATTTTATACCAACGAAAGACTGGGTGAGATCAATACAATTTTACACAAAGATGTTGATAATATGTCCCTTGTTGTAGGACACATGTGGTCAAGAATGTTTGGTGATTTTTTGATAGGTGCGGTTGTATTTATTGGTCTTGCAAGCATTGATTTAAAACTTGCTATTCTAATGGCTGTATCTGTCCCGATTGCACTTATCTTTCTATATCTGACAATTAAGCAATCTGAAAAAATAGAAAATCAGAACAACTCAGCACTTCTTGATATGGTTAGCTTATTTGTTGAATATGTTAGAGGAATACCTGTACTAAAGAGTTTTTCAAACAATAAGAGCTTGGATAATGAGCTTATGAACAAGACAAAAAAGTTTGGAGAAACAAGCAAAGCAGCTTCAAGATTTAAGGCAAAACAGTTATCTATATTTGGTTTTTTACTGGATATTGGATATTTAGTTCTTTTAATCTCTGGAGCAATACTTGTTATAAAGGGAAATCTTGATGTACTTCATTTTATTATCTTTGCGGTAATTTCAAAAGAGTTTTATAAACCGTTCGCTTCTATGGAACAACACTATATGTACTATGTTTCGGCGGTAGATAGTTACGAAAGACTTTCAAGAATTTTATATGCAGATGTAATCCCGGATAAAGTGAATGGAATTGTTCCGGAAGATAATGATATAGCTTTTGAAAACATAGATTTTTCCTATGAAAAAGATGAATTTAAAATGGAAAAATTGAGCTTTTCTATTGCTGAAAAAACAATGACAGCCTTAGTTGGAGAATCAGGTAGTGGAAAGACTACTATAACAAACTTACTTCTGAGATTTTATGATGTGCATAAAGGGAAAATTACACTCGGAGGAACTGATATAAGGGATATTCCTTATGATGAGCTTTTAGACCGTATTAGCATTGTCATGCAGAATGTTCAACTATTCGATAACACGATTGAAGAAAATATCAGAGTAGGTAAAAAAGGAGCTACAAAAGAGGACATCATTAAAGCTGCAAAGAAGGCAAGGATACATGATTTCATTATGAGTTTACCAAAGGGTTATGAAACTGATATTGGGGAAAATGGTGGGATTCTTTCAGGGGGACAAAGACAAAGAATATCTATTGCAAGAGCTTTTCTAAAAGATGCACCGATTTTAATTCTTGATGAAATGACAAGTAATGTTGATCCTGTAAATGAATCTTTGATACAAGATGCGATTACAGAACTTGCAAAGAATAGAACCGTACTTGTAGTGGCTCATCATTTAAAAACAATTCAAAAAGCTGACCAAATTCTCGTATTTCAAAAAGGAAATTTACTTGAAAAAGGAAAGCATGGCGAACTTCTTGCAAAAAATGGTTACTACACAAAATTATGGAAAGCTCAGTATGAGGTATAA